Below is a window of Mycolicibacterium chitae DNA.
CCGGACCGACGTAGGTGCCGGTCGCCGGGTCGTACTCGGCGAACGCGACGGGCGGCACCGGATCCGGCGTCAACTGCGGAATGTCCTGCCCGGACAGCGTCGCGTTGGGATCGCCCTTCCAGCTGAACCCGTTGTTGAGCGGCACGTACTCTTCATCGCTCTCGCACATCTGCCACGTCGGTGCCCGCTTGCCCGGGCGCGTCACGCACGGGGTGTTGCGCGCGCCGCGCACGTTGAACGGCGAATCCTGCGGCGTCCGGCAGTACAGGTCGCCGGCGGGCCGGTCCGGGTAGTCCTGCAGCGACGCCACGCGCTGCTGGCGGACCGGCAGGAATCCGGTGGTGCACGGCGGCGGGAGGTTCACGTTGAGGTTGAAGCTCAGATAGGCGCCCGCGTAGTCCTGTTTGGTATTGCGGTTGGCCACCCCGATCGCCTGCATGGCGGCCGCGCCCTGCGGCAGCAGCACCAGCAATTGTTCGATGTTGTCGCGGTAGGTGACCGCGACCTCGCCGACACTGACCAGGTTGGCCAGCACGACCGGCAACGCGGGTGCGACCCGGTCGAAAAGCTCACGCGTCTCGGCCAGCGCGGGACCGCCGTGCTCGAGCACCCCGCGCACCTCGCCGTCGGTGTCGCGAATCTGGTCGGTGACGGTGGCGAGGTTGGCCGCCCAGGTGCGCACCGCGTCGGAGGTCTCGGTCTGGGTGTTGAGGACCGGGGCGGC
It encodes the following:
- a CDS encoding MCE family protein, whose protein sequence is MRMSKRIWMQLAVVGAVSTLAFVSLMLVYIKLPSLAFGIGTYRVTVELPEAAGLYERANVTYRGTAVGEVTSVDLMRGGGVRAQLKLNSHTKIPADLDAQVHSQTAVGEQFITLLPRGGDGPDLEDGDVITVERTSVPPDINDLLDATNAGLAAVPQDNLKTLVDEAYLAVGGLGPEISRLVRGSVAVALEAEQNLDAWTALLDNAAPVLNTQTETSDAVRTWAANLATVTDQIRDTDGEVRGVLEHGGPALAETRELFDRVAPALPVVLANLVSVGEVAVTYRDNIEQLLVLLPQGAAAMQAIGVANRNTKQDYAGAYLSFNLNVNLPPPCTTGFLPVRQQRVASLQDYPDRPAGDLYCRTPQDSPFNVRGARNTPCVTRPGKRAPTWQMCESDEEYVPLNNGFSWKGDPNATLSGQDIPQLTPDPVPPVAFAEYDPATGTYVGPDGQTFTQSNLAPNPEGKRTWQSLLTP